The proteins below come from a single Pararge aegeria chromosome 23, ilParAegt1.1, whole genome shotgun sequence genomic window:
- the LOC120634331 gene encoding uncharacterized protein LOC120634331, producing the protein MVPNYLLVLTLAVAVSARTATTNHNKVEARSSEDTVVGDLKIAYETYKDCSGSDIANCLKFKLAKALNRISKSDEISILSGVTISKNKDAVQNVEVEEAIPRGLDESSMDNLILDKIVGFMQSHTIQVKFPTGSDLQRAFAEDRGRRKKLAPLLAIPLLIGGMMVPLAFGALALLAGKALIVSKLALVLAGIIGLKKLLSSNGTGEAHEVVVSAGHGGAGWSRSLENAHDLAYNAYTQ; encoded by the exons ATGGTGCCAAATTATCTCCTCGTCCTGACCTTGGCAGTGGCCGTCAGTGCCCGAACTGCGACCACAAACCACAACAAAGTTGAGGCGAGGAGTTCAGAGGACACCGTCGTAGGGGATCTCAAAATCGCATACGAAACATATAAAGACTGCAGTGGTAGCGACATCGCCAATTGCCTGAAATTCAAACTGGCCAAGGCCTTGAACAGGATATCGAAGAGCGACGAAATCTCCATCCTGAGTGGCGTGACGATATCTAAAAACAAAGACGCAGTCCAAAATGTGGAAGTTGAAGAAGCGATTCCGAGAGGTCTTGACGAGAGCTCGATGGACAACCTTATCTTGGACAAAATCGTTGGATTCATGCAATCTCATACCATCCAG GTCAAATTCCCAACCGGCTCAGATCTTCAACGCGCGTTCGCGGAAGACCGCGGCAGGAGGAAGAAGTTGGCTCCCCTCCTCGCTATCCCCCTTTTAATCGGGGGTATGATGGTCCCCCTGGCCTTTGGAGCCCTCGCTTTGCTGGCTGGAAAGGCTCTGATCGTGTCCAAGTTGGCTCTGGTCCTAGCTGGTATCATCGGGCTGAAGAAACTCTTGTCTTCGAACGGAACTGGTGAAGCTCACGAAGTTGTGGTCTCGGCTGGACACGGAGGCGCTGGGTGGagcag gtCCTTAGAAAACGCTCACGACCTAGCATACAACGCTTACACCCAATAG